The following coding sequences are from one Collimonas arenae window:
- a CDS encoding slipin family protein: MPWNFGWIGLAFAIFVLVILLNMAIYIFREYERCVVFTLGRFSGVRGPGLVLIIPAIQQLVRVDLRTVVLEVPTQDVISRDNVSVRVNAVVYFRVIDPRKAIVEVANFFNATSQLSQTMLRSVLGKHQLDDMLAERERLNLDIQQALDAQTDSWGIKVSNVEIKQVDLTESMIRAIARQAEAERERRAKVIHAEGELQASEKLYQAAHVLAQEPQAILLRYLETLTVIGADKNTTVVFPLPMDLLSSFLGGKSKT, encoded by the coding sequence ATGCCCTGGAATTTCGGTTGGATAGGTTTGGCTTTTGCCATCTTCGTGTTGGTGATTTTGCTGAACATGGCGATCTACATTTTCCGCGAATACGAACGTTGCGTGGTATTCACGCTGGGACGCTTTTCCGGCGTTCGCGGCCCGGGTCTGGTGCTGATCATTCCAGCCATCCAGCAACTGGTACGGGTTGATTTGCGCACCGTGGTGCTGGAGGTGCCGACGCAAGATGTGATCTCGCGCGACAACGTTTCCGTGCGGGTCAATGCAGTGGTTTATTTCCGTGTTATCGATCCCAGGAAAGCCATCGTCGAAGTGGCGAATTTCTTCAATGCGACCAGCCAGCTGTCGCAGACCATGCTGCGTTCTGTACTGGGCAAGCATCAGTTGGACGATATGTTGGCAGAGCGAGAAAGGCTGAATCTTGATATCCAGCAGGCGCTCGATGCGCAAACTGACTCATGGGGCATCAAGGTCTCCAATGTCGAGATCAAGCAGGTCGATCTGACTGAATCGATGATCCGCGCGATTGCAAGGCAGGCCGAGGCGGAACGCGAACGGCGCGCCAAGGTGATTCATGCGGAAGGCGAGTTGCAGGCCTCGGAAAAACTGTATCAGGCGGCCCATGTCCTGGCGCAGGAACCGCAGGCTATCCTGTTGCGTTATCTGGAGACATTGACGGTGATTGGCGCCGACAAGAACACCACGGTGGTGTTTCCGTTGCCGATGGATTTGCTGTCCAGTTTTTTAGGGGGCAAGAGCAAGACTTAG
- a CDS encoding DinB family protein, with product MNPITLQTLANFPQQLEAHYAAIPADFKHWAPASWDGVPSEPFTAIEQACHVRDIEIDGYHLRFRRTLDEQHPLLVSIDSDALARERNYAAANVAEVFADFRRARAQTVELIGGLHAAQFDRTAEFEGYGPLTLRSLVHYLCSHDQQHLAGLQWLLGKIEAERGQYAG from the coding sequence ATGAATCCCATTACCCTGCAAACGCTCGCCAATTTTCCGCAACAACTTGAAGCCCACTATGCGGCAATTCCTGCCGATTTCAAACATTGGGCGCCAGCCTCATGGGATGGCGTACCGAGCGAGCCGTTTACCGCAATAGAGCAAGCCTGTCATGTTCGCGATATTGAGATCGACGGTTATCATTTGCGCTTCCGGCGCACGCTCGACGAACAGCATCCGCTGCTGGTTTCCATCGACAGTGATGCGCTGGCCAGAGAGCGTAATTACGCCGCTGCCAACGTCGCGGAAGTGTTCGCCGATTTCCGTCGGGCGCGTGCGCAGACGGTTGAGCTTATCGGTGGATTGCATGCGGCGCAGTTCGATCGTACTGCAGAGTTTGAAGGCTACGGCCCGCTGACGCTGCGCAGCCTGGTGCACTACCTGTGCAGCCATGACCAGCAACATTTGGCGGGATTGCAGTGGTTGCTCGGCAAGATCGAGGCTGAACGCGGCCAATATGCCGGTTAG
- a CDS encoding metallophosphoesterase — protein MKISLLSDLHLSVHPMPPPQTDADVVVLAGDIWRPTEAIEWARQFPVPTLYVPGNHEFYGRDLSGTMSELRTAATGSQVQVLQQQKVVIDGVRFLGCTLWTDFRFFESEEQRDSGLKQAVELVRDFSRIRVAPDFPETFTPALSQMLFDDTVAWLDREFAQAHDGPTVVISHHAPSKGSIHERFAGSPLNACFISDLETSILKWQPSLWLHGHVHDSFDYRIGATRVVSNPRGYARAGKEENTFFNPYLVLEI, from the coding sequence ATGAAAATCTCACTGCTCTCAGATTTGCATTTATCCGTGCACCCGATGCCGCCGCCGCAGACCGACGCGGATGTGGTGGTGCTGGCCGGCGATATCTGGCGCCCGACGGAAGCAATCGAATGGGCCAGGCAATTCCCGGTGCCGACGCTGTATGTGCCTGGCAATCATGAGTTCTATGGGCGCGACCTGAGCGGCACGATGTCGGAATTGCGCACCGCTGCAACAGGGTCACAGGTACAAGTCCTGCAACAGCAAAAGGTAGTGATCGACGGCGTGCGCTTCCTGGGTTGCACGCTGTGGACGGATTTCAGGTTCTTTGAAAGCGAAGAACAACGTGACAGCGGCCTCAAGCAGGCGGTTGAGCTGGTCAGGGATTTTTCGCGGATACGCGTAGCGCCGGATTTTCCCGAGACCTTCACACCCGCCCTGTCGCAAATGCTGTTCGACGATACGGTCGCCTGGCTGGACAGGGAATTCGCGCAAGCGCACGACGGCCCTACCGTGGTGATCAGCCATCACGCGCCAAGCAAAGGCAGCATCCACGAAAGGTTTGCCGGTTCGCCATTGAATGCCTGCTTCATATCAGACCTGGAAACAAGCATCCTGAAATGGCAGCCATCGTTGTGGTTGCATGGTCACGTCCATGACAGCTTCGACTATCGTATCGGTGCAACGCGCGTGGTCAGCAATCCGCGCGGCTATGCCCGTGCCGGCAAGGAAGAAAATACTTTCTTCAACCCTTATCTGGTACTGGAAATCTGA
- a CDS encoding LysR family transcriptional regulator produces the protein MSITLRHIEVFRAVMTAGSVTGAAALLRTSQPTASRELARFESLVRIKLFDRVRGRLLPTAPALLLYEEVRRSYLGLERIVSMAGSIRQFEHGQLSIICLPTFAQTLLPVACRRFLDDFPTVGLSITPQESPLLEEWLTSQRHDIGITETVAAPAATEQSLLFSGDMVCILPDGHPLLAKQKLSPKDFSGQNFINLASLDIYRQQLDQVFEGQQVERRMAIETASAASVCAMVRQGLGIAIVNPLTAMEEARRGLHLRRFTESVQFTVSLVRPTHRPSSNLVDAFAKVLHKHCLTLEQALKKALRVTA, from the coding sequence ATGTCCATCACGCTCAGGCACATCGAAGTATTTCGCGCAGTCATGACCGCCGGCAGCGTCACCGGAGCAGCTGCATTGCTGCGCACTTCGCAGCCGACCGCCAGCCGCGAGCTGGCCCGTTTCGAATCGCTGGTGCGGATCAAATTGTTCGACCGGGTACGCGGCCGCCTGCTGCCGACCGCTCCCGCCCTCCTGCTGTATGAAGAGGTGCGACGTTCCTACCTGGGCCTGGAGCGCATCGTCAGCATGGCCGGATCGATCCGCCAGTTTGAACACGGACAACTCTCCATCATCTGCCTGCCGACATTTGCGCAAACACTGTTGCCGGTGGCCTGCCGCCGCTTCCTCGACGACTTTCCGACGGTGGGCCTGAGCATCACGCCGCAGGAATCGCCGCTGCTGGAGGAATGGCTGACCTCGCAACGCCACGACATCGGTATTACCGAAACTGTCGCGGCGCCAGCGGCCACCGAGCAAAGCCTTCTGTTTTCAGGGGACATGGTGTGCATACTGCCGGATGGACACCCACTGCTGGCCAAGCAAAAACTTTCGCCCAAGGATTTTTCCGGACAGAATTTCATCAATCTCGCGAGTCTCGACATCTATCGGCAACAACTGGACCAGGTGTTCGAAGGACAGCAAGTGGAACGTCGTATGGCGATTGAGACGGCGAGCGCTGCCTCGGTCTGTGCAATGGTAAGGCAAGGCCTGGGCATCGCCATCGTCAATCCGTTGACGGCAATGGAAGAAGCCAGGCGCGGCCTGCATCTGCGCCGCTTCACCGAATCGGTTCAGTTCACCGTCAGCCTCGTCAGGCCGACGCATCGGCCGTCGTCAAACCTTGTGGATGCCTTCGCCAAGGTGCTGCACAAGCATTGCCTGACGCTGGAGCAAGCTTTGAAGAAGGCTCTGCGCGTCACGGCATAA
- the lysA gene encoding diaminopimelate decarboxylase, producing MAMTPAQLATFPDLARQHGTPLWIYDAETIVARIEQLRAFDVIRFAQKACSNIHILQLMREQGVQVDAVSLGEIERALLAGYSPQGEPAGLVFTADLLDQATLARVTQLDIEVNAGSIDMLEQLGAAKPGHRVWLRINPGFGHGHSAKTNTGGENSKHGIWHTDLERALQVIQKHGLTLVGLHMHIGSGVDYSHLQRVCAAMVDTVKRLNCDIEAVSAGGGLSIPYQEGGARIDCDHYFSLWDAARKEIEVHLGHAVRLEIEPGRFLVAEAGALLSEVRAVKDNGNNHFVLVDTGFNDLMRPAMYGSYHRISLIYQGQPPADVTPRPTVVAGPLCESGDVFTQLEGGVVEPRELPPARVGDYLVLHDTGAYGASMSSNYNSRPLLAEVLIENGTHRVIRRRQTLAELIALETFE from the coding sequence ATCGCCATGACCCCGGCCCAGCTTGCCACCTTCCCCGACCTCGCACGCCAGCATGGCACGCCGCTCTGGATCTACGATGCGGAAACCATAGTCGCGCGCATAGAGCAACTGCGCGCTTTCGACGTCATCCGCTTTGCCCAGAAAGCTTGTTCAAATATTCACATTCTGCAGCTCATGCGTGAGCAAGGCGTCCAGGTTGACGCCGTGTCGCTGGGAGAAATCGAACGCGCATTGCTGGCCGGCTACAGCCCGCAGGGCGAACCGGCCGGCTTGGTGTTCACCGCCGATCTGCTGGATCAGGCGACATTGGCGCGCGTCACGCAACTGGATATCGAAGTCAATGCCGGCTCGATCGACATGCTGGAGCAGCTCGGCGCCGCCAAGCCTGGCCATCGGGTCTGGTTGCGCATCAATCCCGGTTTCGGCCACGGCCACAGTGCCAAGACCAATACTGGCGGCGAGAACAGCAAGCATGGCATCTGGCATACCGATCTGGAGCGCGCATTGCAGGTGATTCAGAAGCATGGCCTGACACTGGTGGGCTTGCACATGCACATTGGTTCCGGCGTTGATTACAGCCATCTGCAGCGGGTGTGCGCGGCGATGGTGGATACGGTCAAGCGCCTGAATTGCGATATCGAGGCGGTATCGGCCGGCGGCGGCCTGTCGATTCCTTACCAAGAGGGTGGGGCGCGGATCGATTGCGATCACTACTTTTCGTTGTGGGATGCAGCGCGTAAAGAGATCGAAGTCCATCTTGGACATGCGGTCCGCCTGGAAATCGAACCGGGTCGTTTCCTGGTGGCGGAAGCGGGTGCCTTGCTGTCCGAAGTGCGCGCTGTCAAGGACAACGGCAACAATCACTTCGTTCTGGTCGACACGGGTTTCAATGATCTGATGCGCCCAGCCATGTACGGCAGTTATCACCGCATTTCGTTGATCTATCAAGGCCAGCCGCCGGCCGATGTCACGCCCCGGCCGACCGTGGTGGCGGGACCGCTGTGCGAATCGGGCGACGTCTTCACCCAACTCGAAGGCGGTGTCGTCGAGCCGCGCGAACTACCGCCGGCTCGCGTTGGCGACTATCTGGTATTGCACGATACTGGCGCCTACGGCGCGTCGATGTCATCCAACTACAATAGTCGTCCCTTGCTGGCTGAAGTCTTGATCGAGAACGGTACGCATCGCGTAATCCGCCGCCGTCAGACCCTGGCTGAGCTGATTGCGCTGGAAACCTTCGAATAA
- a CDS encoding phosphocholine-specific phospholipase C: MKSFPVPATPPLTRKQQDHHDQENRRHFLRAAGATLAATTYSTAANAAFPEAIRRALAIPANNRTGTIRDVEHVVILMQENRSFDHYFGTLHGVRGFGDRFPIPLLNQRNVMQQTYTDKTTGKSRLILPYHLDSKLGNAQRVNGTNHFYDNAQDAWDLGRMNSWPTHKQTQSMGYYTKVELDFQFALANAFTVCDAYHCSFHGGTNPNRVFHWTGTNDPKGLHGGPAIDNSQEQLDASSAPTSYRWKTYPERLQQAGVSWKVYQNMPDNFTDNPLAGFATYRQANEKRGNVANSGAPYPPYLPTDDSANPLLKGIANTMPDGGFLGSLREDIGAGTLPQVSWIVVPATYSEHPGPSSPVQGAWYTQEVLNALTANPDVWSKTVLLINFDENDGFFDHVPPPCAPGYEGNELAGYSSVDTDGEYYLSTPPYNKHPFGPGPRVPMYVISPWSRGGWVNSQVFDHTSVLRFLEARFNVKEENISPFRRAVCGDLLTAFNFVNPNHEPLPTLPKRSRQQADAVRAQQERLQQVALPAEGTQVFPMQAAGIRPSRALPYELHVGGRTDERSNKIVLSFRNTGRAAAVFHVYDRLHLDRVPRRYVLEAGKSWQDAWDLSVDHGAYDLWVLGPNGFHRAFQGNLAALSESATATPEVRLGYDTFGKRIHLTMVNTGARTCVFTVKLNAYRREGPWTFEVRPGRQIEQHWAIASQGNWYDFSVTVPLGGFSRRFAGRMETGAHGVSDPAMAVT, from the coding sequence CTGAAGTCATTCCCCGTCCCAGCGACGCCACCCCTCACCAGGAAACAACAGGACCATCATGATCAAGAAAATCGCCGCCACTTTCTGCGCGCCGCAGGCGCCACGCTTGCAGCCACTACTTACTCGACAGCCGCCAATGCAGCTTTTCCTGAGGCCATCCGCAGGGCGTTGGCGATTCCCGCCAATAATCGTACAGGCACCATCCGCGACGTCGAACATGTAGTCATCCTGATGCAGGAAAACCGCTCCTTCGATCATTATTTCGGCACCCTGCATGGCGTACGCGGCTTCGGCGACCGTTTCCCGATTCCGCTGCTCAACCAGCGTAACGTCATGCAGCAAACCTATACCGACAAGACCACCGGCAAGTCGCGCCTCATCCTGCCGTATCACCTCGACAGCAAGTTGGGCAATGCGCAGCGCGTCAACGGCACCAACCATTTTTACGACAACGCGCAGGATGCCTGGGACCTGGGTCGCATGAATTCCTGGCCGACCCACAAGCAGACGCAGTCGATGGGCTATTACACCAAGGTCGAGCTGGATTTTCAGTTTGCGCTGGCGAATGCCTTTACCGTGTGCGATGCCTACCATTGCTCGTTCCACGGCGGCACCAATCCGAATCGCGTATTCCATTGGACCGGCACCAATGACCCCAAAGGTCTCCACGGCGGCCCGGCCATCGACAATTCGCAAGAACAGTTGGATGCTTCCTCTGCACCGACCAGCTATCGCTGGAAAACCTATCCGGAACGGCTGCAACAGGCAGGGGTGAGCTGGAAGGTTTACCAGAACATGCCAGACAATTTCACCGACAATCCGCTGGCCGGCTTCGCCACCTATCGCCAAGCCAACGAGAAGCGCGGCAACGTCGCCAATTCCGGTGCGCCATACCCGCCATACTTGCCGACTGACGACAGCGCCAATCCGCTGCTCAAGGGTATCGCCAACACCATGCCCGATGGCGGCTTCCTGGGATCGCTGCGCGAAGACATCGGCGCAGGCACGTTGCCGCAGGTGTCATGGATCGTGGTTCCGGCCACCTATAGCGAACACCCGGGGCCATCCAGCCCAGTGCAGGGCGCCTGGTACACGCAGGAAGTGCTGAACGCGCTGACTGCCAATCCGGACGTGTGGAGCAAGACCGTGCTGTTGATTAACTTCGACGAGAACGACGGCTTCTTCGACCATGTGCCGCCGCCATGCGCGCCAGGCTACGAAGGCAACGAGCTGGCCGGCTATTCTAGCGTCGATACCGACGGCGAATATTATTTGAGCACACCGCCTTACAACAAGCATCCGTTCGGCCCCGGCCCGCGCGTGCCGATGTATGTGATTTCGCCTTGGAGTCGCGGTGGCTGGGTCAATTCGCAAGTCTTCGATCACACCTCGGTTCTACGTTTCCTGGAGGCGCGTTTCAATGTGAAGGAAGAAAACATCAGCCCGTTCCGCCGTGCCGTCTGTGGCGATCTGCTGACAGCATTCAATTTCGTCAATCCGAACCATGAGCCATTGCCGACGCTGCCGAAGCGCTCGCGCCAGCAAGCTGACGCAGTACGCGCCCAGCAAGAGCGCTTGCAGCAAGTTGCGCTGCCGGCCGAAGGCACGCAAGTATTTCCGATGCAGGCTGCCGGGATTCGGCCATCGCGCGCATTGCCCTATGAATTGCACGTTGGCGGCCGCACTGACGAGCGCAGCAACAAGATCGTACTGAGTTTCCGCAACACTGGCCGCGCCGCGGCAGTATTCCATGTCTACGATCGCCTGCACCTGGATCGCGTGCCGCGCCGCTACGTGCTGGAAGCCGGCAAGAGCTGGCAGGACGCCTGGGACCTGAGCGTCGACCATGGCGCCTACGATTTGTGGGTATTGGGGCCGAACGGCTTCCATCGTGCATTCCAGGGAAATTTAGCGGCACTGTCCGAATCGGCCACAGCGACGCCGGAAGTCCGGCTCGGCTACGACACCTTCGGCAAGCGGATTCACCTGACAATGGTCAACACCGGAGCCAGGACTTGCGTCTTCACCGTTAAACTGAATGCCTATCGCCGGGAAGGCCCTTGGACTTTCGAGGTGCGCCCGGGCCGGCAGATTGAGCAGCATTGGGCAATCGCCAGCCAAGGCAACTGGTATGACTTTAGCGTGACAGTGCCGCTGGGCGGTTTCAGCCGCCGCTTTGCGGGGCGCATGGAAACCGGGGCACACGGGGTTAGCGATCCGGCGATGGCGGTGACCTGA
- a CDS encoding GNAT family N-acetyltransferase, whose amino-acid sequence MPSIIPTTLSTPRLILRPLLESDAAALFTIFSDPEVMRYWSTVPWASIDVAHELIANDIAAHQEGRYLRLGMQTQADNHLIGMCSLFAIDLQNLRADLGYGMGSTHWGNGYMHEALTTFVEHAFDAFKLRRLEADIDPRNAASAKTLERLGFIKEGHLRERWLVDGVVSDTDLYGLLRRDWLAR is encoded by the coding sequence ATGCCATCCATCATTCCCACTACGTTGTCAACGCCGCGCCTGATTTTGCGCCCGCTGCTGGAATCAGACGCCGCAGCTCTATTCACCATATTTTCCGATCCGGAAGTCATGCGCTACTGGAGCACAGTGCCGTGGGCTTCAATCGACGTGGCGCACGAGTTGATTGCGAATGACATTGCGGCTCATCAGGAAGGACGTTATCTCCGCCTCGGCATGCAAACGCAGGCAGACAATCATCTCATCGGGATGTGTTCGTTGTTCGCGATCGATTTGCAGAACTTGCGCGCCGATCTGGGATATGGAATGGGAAGTACGCATTGGGGCAACGGTTACATGCACGAAGCCCTGACAACCTTTGTCGAGCACGCGTTCGACGCTTTCAAACTACGACGGCTCGAAGCCGATATCGATCCGCGCAATGCCGCATCTGCCAAGACCCTGGAGCGCCTTGGCTTCATCAAGGAAGGACATTTGCGCGAGCGGTGGCTGGTCGATGGCGTGGTGTCGGATACCGACCTGTATGGATTGCTCCGGCGCGATTGGCTGGCCAGATAA
- a CDS encoding SAM-dependent methyltransferase, protein MLRSLRLTPDALVLDAGCGKAALLRDLLTLAPVRGVGVDINPSFIAEAKQEWLAQHPADTRLTLIDEPVEQHACPADGYDTILCIGSSHAFGGFDVCLETSMKWLKPGGLLLVGEGYWKQPPSAAYLAVLGATQDELRSHAENAARGVAQGFAVLRSATSSDDEWDEYEGMYCHAVMRYVASHPGDPDVAGFRQRIQHWHAAYLQWGRATLGFGYYLFEKPDDRA, encoded by the coding sequence TTGCTGCGTTCGCTGCGATTGACACCCGATGCACTGGTGCTGGATGCCGGATGCGGTAAGGCTGCTCTGTTGCGCGACCTGCTGACGCTGGCGCCGGTGCGCGGAGTGGGTGTTGATATCAATCCATCGTTCATCGCTGAAGCAAAGCAGGAATGGCTGGCGCAGCATCCCGCTGACACTCGGCTGACGTTGATAGATGAGCCGGTCGAGCAGCATGCATGTCCAGCCGACGGTTACGACACGATTCTCTGCATCGGTTCAAGTCATGCGTTCGGCGGCTTCGATGTTTGCCTTGAGACCAGCATGAAATGGCTGAAGCCTGGTGGCTTACTGTTGGTGGGCGAAGGTTACTGGAAGCAACCGCCATCCGCTGCCTATCTTGCAGTGCTCGGAGCAACCCAGGATGAGTTGCGCAGCCATGCGGAAAATGCCGCGCGTGGCGTTGCGCAGGGCTTTGCCGTGCTCCGCTCAGCAACTAGCAGCGATGATGAATGGGATGAATATGAAGGGATGTACTGCCACGCAGTCATGCGCTACGTCGCATCTCATCCTGGTGATCCCGATGTTGCCGGATTTCGCCAGCGCATCCAGCATTGGCATGCTGCCTACTTGCAGTGGGGCCGGGCGACGCTTGGCTTCGGTTATTACCTTTTCGAAAAACCTGATGACCGGGCATGA